In Acropora palmata chromosome 7, jaAcrPala1.3, whole genome shotgun sequence, one genomic interval encodes:
- the LOC141887096 gene encoding uncharacterized protein LOC141887096 — translation MEDLNNELFLGLISVIVTARLLNRPPQLSSAIQRFILRRQRRRRLQSRFLQSLQLSHLYFRRRLAACKKRRAWVFPRPQNWFQGLLNERVIDHWWKENFRVSRGTFEFICQLVGPNMECQNTRMREAIPVDKQVAASLWRLATGECYRSCGLMMGLAKPTVISCCHEFVQELCNFQNEIITFPSARADVIKKVQGFSMKSKVPIVVAPIDGSHIPIKAPLINHEDYFNRKHFYSCLVQGVVDYTGLFLSVAAGFPESLHDARMLRLTDFYRAAEDEDILMEPTLDLGGTVIRPLVVGDSAYPLKTWLLPVLKDNGALTEDQKKFNKELSKARIISEHAFGLIKGRWRVLLKRLDEDHKRIPDTIVACCVLHNICIMRNEEFDGGHNDSDEDENHSDVGAPTQAARGVLQAVIEHVASQ, via the coding sequence ATGGAAGATCTGAACAACGAACTTTTCTTGGGCTTAATTTCGGTAATTGTCACAGCGCGTCTCTTAAATCGTCCACCTCAATTAAGTTCAGCGATTCAGCGCTTCATTTTAAGAAGGCAACGAAGACGTCGACTTCAGTCACGCTTTCTCCAGTCCTTGCAACTTTCCCATTTATATTTTAGACGTCGACTTGCCGCTTGCAAGAAGAGGCGTGCTTGGGTTTTTCCACGTCCGCAGAACTGGTTCCAAGGACTTCTAAACGAGAGAGTGATTGACCACTGGTGGAAAGAGAACTTTAGAGTGTCTCGAGGAACTTTTGAATTTATCTGCCAGCTTGTAGGGCCAAACATGGAATGTCAAAACACTAGGATGCGCGAGGCTATTCCAGTGGACAAGCAAGTGGCTGCTAGTTTATGGCGTTTAGCAACCGGCGAGTGCTACCGATCCTGTGGATTAATGATGGGACTAGCGAAACCTACGGTAATTAGCTGCTGCCACGAATTTGTGCAAGAACTCTGCAACTTTCAAAACGAAATCATAACGTTCCCTTCTGCAAGAGCAGATGTCATAAAAAAAGTCCAAGGATTTTCCATGAAGAGTAAGGTTCCAATTGTAGTTGCGCCGATTGACGGAAGTCACATACCAATCAAAGCACCACTCATCAATCACGAGGATTATTTCAACCGCAAACATTTCTATAGCTGCCTTGTTCAGGGGGTAGTGGATTATACAGGACTATTTTTATCCGTTGCAGCAGGATTCCCTGAAAGCCTGCATGATGCCCGAATGTTGCGCTTAACTGACTTTTACCGGGCAGCAGAAGATGAAGACATTCTCATGGAGCCTACCCTTGATTTAGGAGGTACCGTAATTCGCCCCCTTGTGGTTGGAGACTCTGCCTACCCCCTAAAGACCTGGCTTCTACCAGTACTTAAAGATAATGGTGCCCTTACTGAAGATCAGAAAAAGTTCAATAAGGAACTTTCTAAAGCACGAATAATTTCTGAACATGCATTTGGCCTGATTAAAGGGAGATGGAGAGTTTTACTGAAACGCCTAGATGAGGACCACAAGAGAATTCCGGACACAATCGTTGCATGTTGTGTTTTACACAACATCTGCATCATGAGAAATGAGGAATTTGATGGAGGCCACAATGATAGTGATGAGGATGAAAATCACAGTGATGTTGGTGCACCCACACAAGCTGCTAGAGGTGTGCTACAAGCTGTTATTGAACACGTCGCAAGCCAGTGA